In a genomic window of Nostoc sp. UHCC 0870:
- the cbiT gene encoding precorrin-6Y C5,15-methyltransferase subunit CbiT — MPSQLWPYVTPGIPDELFEHLPGIPFSQREIRLLLISQLRLEPDSVLWDIGAGTGTIPVEVGLLCPKGQIIAVERDEEVANLIKRNCDRFGVKNVQVIEGSAPECLHEIKVTPHRVCIEGGRAIQDILQTVWNYLPSSGRIVATATNLETLYAISQSFSQLQARNIEVVQSAVNRLETRGFSQTFAAVDPIFILSGEKLD; from the coding sequence ATGCCCTCCCAACTTTGGCCTTATGTCACTCCTGGTATTCCTGATGAATTGTTTGAGCATTTGCCAGGAATCCCCTTTAGTCAGCGAGAAATTAGGTTGTTGTTGATTTCCCAGCTGCGGCTAGAACCTGATTCGGTATTGTGGGACATTGGCGCGGGTACAGGAACAATTCCTGTAGAGGTGGGGCTATTGTGTCCAAAGGGACAGATTATTGCTGTTGAACGGGATGAAGAAGTTGCCAACTTAATTAAACGTAACTGCGATCGCTTTGGGGTCAAAAATGTGCAAGTGATTGAAGGTAGTGCGCCAGAATGTTTACATGAGATCAAAGTTACCCCTCACCGTGTTTGTATTGAGGGAGGGCGAGCAATCCAAGATATTTTGCAAACTGTGTGGAATTATTTACCATCATCAGGAAGAATAGTAGCCACAGCCACTAATCTGGAAACTTTATATGCGATTTCTCAGAGTTTCTCGCAGTTACAAGCCAGGAACATTGAAGTTGTGCAGTCTGCGGTTAACAGATTAGAAACACGCGGCTTTTCTCAAACCTTTGCCGCAGTTGATCCCATTTTTATCCTCAGTGGTGAGAAACTAGACTAG
- a CDS encoding phosphatidate cytidylyltransferase — translation MPWSRIISGIVAIALALGAVLLGGWYFTIMLAVVVFLGQQEYFDLVRTRGILPAAKTTLFLSLVLLVISKIDGALADAFMPIAGTFICFYLLFQPKMATIADVSASIMGLFYVGYLPSYWVRLRTMGSVAISNLPLDGYWPGTWKDIFGENNLAALPKGLTITVLTFLCIWAADIGAYTIGRFFGKTRLSDISPKKTVEGAVFGISASLGVALTGSYYLQLPQFLLTGITLGLLIGLASLLGDLTESMLKRDAGVKDSGQLIPGHGGILDRTDSYIFTAPLVYYFVTLILPLLGSS, via the coding sequence ATGCCTTGGTCTCGGATTATTAGTGGAATTGTTGCGATCGCTCTTGCTTTGGGTGCTGTCCTGTTGGGGGGTTGGTACTTTACGATCATGCTTGCTGTTGTGGTTTTTTTGGGACAACAGGAATATTTTGATTTAGTGCGAACCAGAGGCATTTTACCAGCTGCCAAAACTACGCTCTTCCTGAGTCTAGTGTTACTAGTGATTTCTAAAATTGATGGTGCTTTAGCTGATGCTTTCATGCCCATCGCTGGCACATTTATTTGTTTTTACTTGCTGTTTCAGCCGAAAATGGCGACAATCGCAGATGTTTCGGCTTCGATTATGGGGCTTTTTTATGTGGGGTATTTACCTAGTTACTGGGTGCGTTTACGCACGATGGGCAGTGTAGCTATCAGTAATTTACCTCTAGATGGTTACTGGCCAGGAACATGGAAAGATATTTTCGGAGAGAACAATTTAGCTGCTCTACCAAAAGGACTAACAATCACGGTACTAACTTTCTTGTGTATTTGGGCTGCTGATATTGGTGCATACACTATCGGTAGATTTTTTGGTAAAACTCGTCTGTCCGATATCAGTCCCAAGAAAACCGTTGAAGGTGCTGTTTTTGGGATCAGTGCTAGTCTGGGTGTAGCCCTCACTGGGTCTTATTATTTACAATTACCGCAATTTCTCCTCACAGGTATTACCCTAGGGTTACTGATTGGCCTCGCTAGTCTTTTGGGCGATCTCACCGAATCTATGCTCAAGCGTGATGCTGGAGTGAAAGACTCAGGACAACTAATCCCTGGACATGGTGGTATTTTAGACCGTACAGATAGCTATATCTTTACAGCTCCTTTGGTCTACTATTTTGTCACCCTCATTTTGCCCCTGCTTGGTAGTTCGTAA
- a CDS encoding serine/threonine protein kinase, with protein sequence MIGETFNDRYEIQQQLGKKAGRRTLLARDLVTGELVVVKLLAFSSDFEWDDLKLFEREAETLKSLSHPLIPRYVDYFEVNSPNIKGFALVQSYIPALTLEQYLQSGRTFNETEVKQVAKAVLEILVYLHGLHPSVIHRDIKPSNILLGERSGNSVGQVYLVDFGSVQTVLATEGGTRTVVGTYGYMPPEQFGGRTVTSSDLYSLGATLIYLVTGSHPADLPQKDFRIQFESVADLSPGLTRWLKLMTEPNLERRFSSASVALQALDESQAPTNIISLVTTQPAGSRIQLTKNWETLEILIPPVGFQPSIVFTGLFAIAWNSFILFWTIGALSAPFPINVPFALFSLPFWGAGGFMIYTLLLNLFGNIYLRLDDQQITFSQEILGFKFHRPRPSPRTSISKLVYTKKHWTRDSEGSRTQVPAQLDIWAGVQKYQLGINSTIQSEAELEWLAHEISDWLGIPIQQD encoded by the coding sequence ATGATTGGGGAAACATTCAACGATCGCTACGAGATTCAACAACAGTTAGGCAAAAAAGCCGGGCGGCGGACGCTACTAGCTAGGGATTTGGTCACTGGTGAATTGGTAGTTGTCAAATTGCTGGCTTTTAGTAGTGATTTTGAATGGGATGATCTCAAACTCTTTGAGCGTGAGGCAGAAACTCTCAAGTCTTTGTCACATCCCTTGATTCCAAGATATGTTGACTATTTTGAGGTTAATTCGCCAAACATCAAAGGTTTTGCCCTAGTACAGAGTTATATCCCAGCCCTCACTTTAGAGCAATACTTACAAAGTGGCAGAACTTTTAACGAAACTGAAGTAAAACAAGTAGCTAAGGCAGTTTTAGAAATTCTCGTCTATTTACATGGGCTGCATCCATCGGTGATTCACCGTGATATTAAGCCTAGCAATATTTTATTAGGGGAGCGTTCTGGTAATAGTGTTGGTCAGGTTTATCTAGTAGATTTTGGCTCAGTACAGACTGTTTTGGCTACAGAAGGCGGGACAAGAACTGTAGTTGGCACTTACGGATATATGCCACCTGAGCAATTTGGTGGACGTACTGTCACCTCATCTGACCTTTATAGCTTAGGTGCAACGTTAATTTACCTAGTCACAGGTAGTCATCCTGCTGATTTACCCCAAAAGGATTTTCGGATTCAGTTTGAATCTGTGGCTGATCTCAGTCCAGGTTTAACACGCTGGTTGAAGTTGATGACTGAACCTAACTTAGAACGGCGGTTCAGTTCAGCGAGTGTTGCGCTGCAAGCTTTAGATGAATCACAAGCACCCACAAATATTATTAGTTTAGTTACTACTCAACCAGCTGGTAGCAGAATTCAGCTAACGAAGAATTGGGAGACGCTAGAAATTCTCATTCCTCCCGTGGGTTTTCAGCCATCAATAGTGTTTACAGGATTATTTGCGATCGCCTGGAATTCTTTTATTCTCTTTTGGACAATCGGCGCACTCTCAGCCCCTTTTCCCATCAATGTCCCCTTTGCCTTATTCTCATTGCCTTTTTGGGGTGCTGGCGGCTTTATGATTTACACTTTGCTACTAAATTTATTTGGCAATATCTACCTACGTCTAGATGATCAACAAATTACCTTTTCTCAAGAAATATTGGGTTTTAAATTCCATCGTCCCCGTCCATCCCCCAGAACAAGTATCAGCAAGCTAGTTTACACAAAAAAACACTGGACTAGAGATTCTGAAGGCAGTCGCACTCAAGTACCAGCACAATTAGATATTTGGGCAGGCGTACAAAAATATCAACTAGGGATTAACAGTACCATTCAATCGGAAGCAGAACTAGAATGGTTAGCCCATGAAATCAGTGATTGGCTGGGTATCCCTATTCAGCAAGATTAA
- a CDS encoding WD40 repeat domain-containing protein, giving the protein MNDAIMRGMALNYKYRPQSVQEWLDLLDVGIVAPTQPVISSAYTPASWECAHIIPGISGIIALSSKEKILASVAGRVIHIFSSTTGQLIRTLIGHSYSVNSIAFNSNGEILASGSSDNTIKLWEVGTGREIFTFSGHSSSIESVAFSNDGQILASGSSDETIKLWSLTTETELRTFTAHSGCVYSVAFSSDGKILASGSYDNTIKLWSLATGRELFTLTGHSNMVTSVAFNKDGRILASCSWDQTIKLWEVATGTEIRTLTCDSHSVNSVAFSNDGRILASGGGDGIKLWEVITGVEISTLHSGWVDCVAFNSDGQILGSSGKGSIKLWKAATGAEIQSFTSVSDSSSSYVAFSSDGEVLAINYENMIKLWDVITGRETYILNEYAWSCTVFFSRDGKILASRIGDTVKLWSVATGEELKTLTGHSNGSILIAFSDDGQILASPSNRNTILLWSVSTGRLIHTLICHSYGIRSIAFSKDGHIIACSSKSTIQLWSVVTGQEIYTLNNSSLVKSISFSSDGQILASNTDNTITLWSVETGTEIYTLTGHSDRITFIGFIGDGQILASVSDNIIKLWEVQTGKEIRTLSGHSGRVNSITFSRDGKILVSASGDNTIKLWEVQTGKEICNLIHYNSVESVAFICNEAWLAAGDKSGNIKIWRRS; this is encoded by the coding sequence GTGAATGATGCAATTATGCGGGGGATGGCTTTAAATTACAAGTATCGTCCCCAGTCGGTGCAGGAGTGGTTGGATTTGTTGGATGTGGGGATAGTAGCACCAACACAGCCAGTAATATCTTCTGCTTACACACCTGCATCTTGGGAATGCGCCCACATCATCCCAGGTATTTCTGGAATTATAGCTCTTAGCTCCAAGGAAAAAATCCTAGCAAGTGTAGCAGGTAGAGTTATTCATATATTTTCATCAACTACAGGTCAACTTATCCGCACCCTGATTGGTCATTCTTACTCGGTTAATTCCATAGCTTTCAATAGTAATGGTGAAATATTAGCTAGTGGTAGTAGCGACAACACTATCAAACTGTGGGAGGTGGGAACAGGCAGAGAAATTTTTACTTTCTCTGGTCATTCCAGCAGCATTGAGTCTGTAGCTTTCAGTAATGATGGGCAAATACTAGCTAGTGGTAGTAGTGACGAGACTATCAAATTATGGTCATTAACAACAGAGACAGAACTTCGCACTTTCACTGCTCATTCGGGTTGTGTTTATTCTGTAGCTTTCAGTAGTGATGGAAAAATACTGGCTAGTGGTAGTTATGACAACACAATTAAACTGTGGTCACTAGCAACAGGGCGAGAACTGTTCACTCTCACTGGTCATTCCAATATGGTTACATCCGTAGCCTTCAATAAAGATGGGCGAATACTGGCTAGTTGTAGTTGGGATCAAACTATAAAACTATGGGAAGTAGCAACAGGCACAGAGATTCGTACCCTGACTTGTGATTCACACTCAGTTAATTCTGTAGCTTTCAGTAATGATGGGCGAATACTAGCTAGTGGTGGTGGTGACGGCATCAAACTATGGGAAGTGATTACAGGTGTGGAAATTAGCACCCTTCATTCTGGATGGGTTGATTGCGTAGCTTTCAATAGTGATGGGCAAATTCTTGGTAGTAGTGGTAAAGGATCAATCAAATTGTGGAAAGCGGCAACAGGTGCAGAAATTCAAAGTTTTACTAGTGTTAGTGATAGTAGTAGTAGCTACGTAGCCTTTAGTAGTGATGGCGAAGTGTTGGCTATTAATTACGAAAACATGATAAAACTCTGGGATGTAATAACTGGTAGAGAAACTTACATACTTAATGAGTACGCCTGGTCTTGTACCGTATTTTTCAGTAGAGATGGAAAAATTCTCGCTAGTAGAATTGGTGACACTGTAAAACTTTGGTCAGTGGCAACGGGAGAAGAACTTAAGACTCTCACTGGTCATTCTAACGGGAGTATATTGATCGCTTTCAGTGATGATGGGCAAATTCTTGCTAGTCCTAGTAATCGTAATACTATCCTATTGTGGTCAGTGTCCACTGGTCGATTAATTCACACTCTCATCTGTCATTCTTACGGGATTAGATCCATTGCCTTCAGTAAAGATGGGCATATTATAGCTTGTAGTAGTAAAAGCACTATTCAATTATGGTCAGTAGTAACGGGTCAAGAAATTTACACATTGAATAATTCCAGTCTAGTTAAATCTATTTCCTTCAGCAGCGATGGACAAATTCTTGCCAGTAATACTGACAACACTATTACACTGTGGTCAGTGGAAACAGGCACAGAAATTTATACTCTCACTGGTCATTCGGACAGAATTACATTCATCGGATTTATTGGTGATGGGCAAATTTTGGCTAGTGTTAGTGACAATATTATTAAATTATGGGAAGTACAAACAGGAAAAGAAATTCGCACGCTCTCTGGTCATTCCGGCAGGGTTAATTCCATCACCTTCAGTAGAGATGGGAAAATTTTGGTTAGTGCTAGTGGAGACAATACTATCAAACTATGGGAAGTACAAACAGGGAAAGAAATCTGCAATCTGATTCATTATAATTCGGTTGAGTCTGTCGCCTTTATTTGTAATGAAGCTTGGCTAGCTGCCGGAGATAAGAGTGGAAATATTAAAATTTGGCGACGCAGCTAG
- a CDS encoding type II toxin-antitoxin system PemK/MazF family toxin — protein MQNYQSGSVILLKLPFSDAVTYKLRPVLVLLDTGDDDVIVARITSQITHTAFDVEIIEWQQAGLMRPSVVRLHKINTVEKRLLERQLGILQPDD, from the coding sequence ATGCAAAACTATCAATCTGGCTCAGTCATTTTACTCAAACTGCCATTTTCTGATGCAGTAACATACAAACTTCGCCCAGTATTAGTACTTTTAGATACCGGAGATGATGATGTTATTGTGGCGCGGATTACCAGTCAAATCACTCACACTGCTTTTGATGTTGAAATTATCGAATGGCAACAAGCAGGTTTAATGCGTCCTTCGGTAGTGAGATTGCATAAGATAAACACAGTAGAAAAGCGTCTCTTAGAACGTCAATTAGGAATTTTACAACCAGATGATTAG
- a CDS encoding helix-turn-helix domain-containing protein codes for MKWLKRKNNEQPQLSIEQQRAEKLTEMGAQLWASRQERGLSLEEMVGLTRIPRRLLQAIEEGNLDDLPEPIYIQGLIRQFADALGFKGGEFASQFPVSFQTANTPPATPNQSISMGLLRPVHLYLLYIFLIICSVSSLSHVLNNAAFSANGSDPKQNNQENLAKTSPTQSQKSTTLPVSDRLIVNKDSQSVQIGVTLKASSWIRVVADGKTEFEGVLPEGAHRVWKAQEQLTVRTNNAGGVLMSVNQQAAKQMGEFGKEEEIKIAAAKPQS; via the coding sequence ATGAAATGGCTAAAGAGAAAGAATAATGAGCAACCACAACTCTCTATAGAACAACAAAGAGCCGAAAAACTCACAGAAATGGGGGCGCAGTTGTGGGCTTCGCGTCAAGAAAGGGGTCTATCTTTAGAAGAAATGGTTGGATTAACTAGAATTCCTCGGCGACTGTTACAGGCCATTGAAGAAGGAAATCTAGATGATTTGCCAGAACCAATCTATATTCAAGGCTTAATTAGACAATTTGCGGATGCGCTGGGTTTTAAAGGTGGAGAATTCGCCAGTCAATTTCCTGTGAGTTTTCAAACTGCGAATACTCCCCCTGCGACTCCCAACCAGTCAATATCAATGGGTTTATTACGTCCCGTACATCTTTATTTGCTGTATATATTCCTGATTATTTGCTCTGTTAGCAGCTTGTCTCATGTATTAAATAATGCTGCCTTCAGCGCAAATGGTAGTGATCCTAAACAAAACAATCAAGAAAATCTCGCCAAAACATCACCGACTCAATCCCAAAAATCAACAACTCTACCAGTCAGCGATCGCCTAATAGTTAATAAAGATAGTCAATCAGTCCAGATTGGCGTAACTTTGAAAGCATCCTCGTGGATTCGGGTAGTAGCTGATGGCAAAACCGAGTTTGAAGGAGTCTTACCAGAGGGCGCACATCGCGTTTGGAAAGCACAAGAACAGTTGACAGTAAGAACTAATAATGCTGGTGGTGTGCTGATGAGTGTGAATCAGCAAGCAGCCAAGCAAATGGGGGAATTTGGTAAGGAGGAAGAAATTAAAATTGCTGCGGCTAAACCTCAATCATAA
- a CDS encoding pseudouridine synthase, whose protein sequence is MEARLQKVLSELGVASRREAEEMIRRSRVRINGVLAQIGQKVDPQKDRITVDDQLISAQYRPPLVYVLLNKPLGVVSTCHDPQGRKTVLDLLPQELSKGTGIHPVGRLDAYSSGALILTNDGELTFKLTHPRHSIPKTYQVVVKGHPSEAVLEKWRRGVLLDGKITRPAEVSFLERLIDNSRLEVVLKEGRNRQIRRVAEQLGYPVVKLHRTGIGSIRLQTSKAPLLKEGQYRVLQDDEIRCLQNQIKHIPIKDSAEVRSVKRHEMAKEKE, encoded by the coding sequence ATGGAAGCCAGGTTGCAAAAAGTTCTTTCTGAATTGGGTGTAGCCTCACGTCGAGAAGCCGAAGAAATGATTCGGCGATCGCGCGTGCGGATCAATGGTGTATTGGCACAAATAGGACAAAAAGTTGACCCCCAAAAGGATAGGATTACAGTTGACGATCAGCTAATATCGGCACAGTATCGTCCACCGTTAGTTTATGTGCTACTCAACAAGCCCCTAGGAGTAGTTTCCACTTGCCACGATCCCCAAGGTAGAAAGACAGTTTTGGATTTATTACCTCAAGAATTAAGTAAAGGTACTGGTATTCATCCCGTTGGTCGCCTAGATGCCTATTCTTCAGGTGCGTTAATACTCACTAATGATGGAGAATTGACATTTAAACTTACCCATCCGCGTCACAGCATTCCTAAGACTTATCAAGTTGTAGTTAAAGGTCATCCCTCGGAAGCAGTCCTAGAAAAGTGGCGTAGGGGTGTGCTGTTAGACGGGAAAATTACCCGCCCAGCCGAGGTAAGTTTCCTAGAAAGGCTTATTGACAACAGTCGTTTAGAAGTTGTCCTTAAGGAGGGTAGAAACCGCCAAATTCGCCGTGTAGCAGAACAGTTGGGATATCCCGTAGTCAAGCTACATCGAACTGGGATCGGCTCTATTCGACTACAAACATCAAAAGCACCTCTATTAAAAGAGGGTCAATATCGTGTTCTCCAAGATGACGAAATTCGCTGTCTGCAAAATCAGATAAAGCACATACCTATTAAAGATTCAGCTGAGGTAAGGAGCGTAAAAAGACATGAAATGGCTAAAGAGAAAGAATAA
- a CDS encoding NUDIX domain-containing protein: MYKNPAPTVDIIIELIDRPHRPIILIERHNEPLGWAIPGGFVDYGEPVEVAARREAEEEIGLQIELIEQFLVYSDPKRDPRQHTISIVFLATATGEPQAGDDAKNVGIFEPWRVPSNLCFDHDRILRDYWRYRHHGIRPQLSFE; the protein is encoded by the coding sequence ATGTACAAAAATCCTGCGCCTACGGTAGATATCATTATTGAATTAATAGACAGACCTCATCGACCAATTATTTTAATTGAGCGACACAATGAGCCTTTGGGTTGGGCGATTCCTGGGGGATTTGTGGATTATGGCGAACCTGTAGAAGTGGCGGCGCGGCGGGAAGCTGAGGAAGAAATAGGGTTACAGATAGAATTAATTGAGCAATTTTTGGTGTATTCTGACCCCAAACGTGACCCGCGTCAGCATACGATTAGCATTGTATTTTTAGCAACCGCCACAGGAGAACCTCAAGCCGGGGATGATGCTAAGAATGTGGGGATTTTTGAGCCTTGGCGTGTACCAAGTAACTTATGCTTTGACCACGATCGCATTTTGCGGGATTATTGGCGTTATCGACATCATGGGATTCGTCCCCAATTGAGTTTTGAGTAA
- a CDS encoding Uma2 family endonuclease encodes MTTFPRYIPQSDPPLPAWETLPTMYDLPSDNPEDSGLPDDFHFLQPLLLYLTFQPINWNAELVYSAADLNLYYDVEHPLWYKRPDWFGVVGVQKLYKGEDLRLSYVTWQEPANPFVVVELLSPGTEDEDLGNSPKVKNKPPSKWEVYEQILRVPYYIVFSRYTNEVRAFQLVGGHYEPINLTQGRVLMPELGLSLGVWQGVFRSIDRLWLRWFTLTGELIPEPTEEAEQAKRKAEILAERLRQLGVNPDELV; translated from the coding sequence ATGACTACCTTCCCTAGATACATTCCCCAATCTGATCCGCCCCTTCCTGCGTGGGAAACCCTACCTACAATGTATGATTTACCTAGTGACAACCCAGAGGACTCAGGTTTGCCAGACGATTTTCACTTTTTACAACCTTTACTTTTATACTTAACCTTTCAACCCATTAACTGGAATGCCGAATTAGTTTATAGTGCGGCTGACCTAAATCTTTACTACGATGTCGAGCATCCCTTATGGTATAAACGCCCCGATTGGTTTGGTGTAGTCGGAGTACAAAAACTCTACAAAGGTGAGGATTTGCGGTTAAGTTATGTGACTTGGCAAGAACCAGCAAATCCGTTTGTCGTAGTGGAATTATTATCCCCAGGTACAGAGGACGAAGATTTAGGTAATAGTCCCAAAGTAAAAAATAAACCTCCTAGTAAATGGGAAGTTTACGAACAAATTCTGCGAGTTCCTTACTATATTGTGTTTAGTCGCTACACCAATGAAGTGAGAGCCTTTCAGTTAGTCGGTGGTCATTATGAACCAATAAATTTAACTCAGGGACGCGTACTCATGCCAGAGTTAGGTTTAAGTTTAGGTGTATGGCAAGGAGTATTCCGAAGTATTGATAGGTTATGGTTACGCTGGTTCACTTTAACGGGTGAATTGATTCCTGAGCCTACAGAGGAAGCAGAACAAGCCAAAAGAAAAGCCGAAATTCTGGCAGAACGCTTACGACAACTAGGGGTGAATCCTGATGAATTGGTTTAA
- a CDS encoding LmeA family phospholipid-binding protein — translation MPEQNSQTRHFHKIRIITNVLKTALKLWLRSQVSQVSQLEVEIKASDRQLLSGCIPWVSILANHAVYQGLHITHIKLAAENIQINIGQILKGQPLQLLHVVPVVGELTIEEKDLNASLGSELLSTALNDLLVKLLPEYCPKSKPIVWQKIILDNQKITLNAIIPSTGEPIPLEISFSLKLLSGQELQLSQIQVTQSAIVLLESSDNYNFHLGSDVNLQELTLIPGKLLCHGQLNVNP, via the coding sequence ATGCCAGAACAAAATTCCCAAACCAGACATTTTCACAAAATCCGCATTATTACAAACGTCCTCAAAACAGCACTAAAGCTATGGTTAAGGTCGCAAGTCAGCCAAGTCTCTCAGCTAGAAGTGGAGATTAAAGCGAGCGATCGCCAGCTGCTTTCCGGTTGTATCCCTTGGGTTTCCATATTGGCTAATCATGCTGTATATCAAGGTCTCCATATTACCCACATTAAACTAGCAGCAGAGAATATTCAAATCAATATAGGTCAAATACTCAAAGGACAGCCCTTACAACTGTTACACGTAGTACCAGTAGTTGGCGAATTGACCATAGAGGAGAAGGATCTAAATGCTTCCCTAGGATCTGAATTATTATCAACTGCTTTAAATGATTTACTGGTTAAACTTTTACCAGAATATTGTCCAAAATCCAAGCCTATTGTTTGGCAAAAAATTATTCTAGACAATCAAAAAATCACACTGAACGCAATCATACCATCTACAGGTGAACCTATACCCCTAGAAATTAGTTTCTCCTTAAAATTGCTGAGTGGACAAGAGTTGCAACTATCGCAAATTCAAGTCACACAAAGCGCGATCGTTCTTTTGGAAAGTAGCGATAATTACAACTTTCATCTCGGCTCAGATGTCAATCTCCAAGAACTCACCCTGATCCCCGGTAAATTGCTTTGTCATGGACAACTTAACGTTAATCCGTGA
- the malQ gene encoding 4-alpha-glucanotransferase → MPFPRSSGILLHPTCFPSRFGMGDLGLEAYKFIDFLRDSDQQYWQVLPLGPTGYGNSPYASYSAMAGNHLLINPEQLQEQGLLTEEDFANLPEFDPNQVDYDRVIPIKVRLLKKACNNFQAKATPLQKKEFAGFCDSKAYWLDDYALFMSLKDAHNGTSWHTWKPELVKREPAMMEMAKQQLQSEIFYYKFVQFEFFRQWSELKNYANMSGIQIIGDIPIYVAQDSADVWAHPDIFCLDEETMQPALMAGVPPDYFSATGQLWGNPVYNWEALQKQNFKWWLGRFEAMLDYIDVIRIDHFRGFEAFWAVPQGEETAMNGEWMKAPGEELFDVIKQNLGKLPVLAEDLGVITPEVEALRDKYEFPGMKVLHFAFGSDPGNPFLPFNYGRNFVVYTGTHDNDTTVGWFNAANDYEKENLLLYLGCVSPEGIHWDLIRLALSSIANQAIMPLQDILGLGTEARMNFPSIAEGNWQWRYQSGALKSELGDRLKNLTKLYGRSPQEK, encoded by the coding sequence ATGCCTTTTCCTAGATCCAGTGGCATTTTGTTGCATCCTACCTGTTTCCCTAGTCGCTTTGGTATGGGAGATTTGGGCTTAGAAGCCTATAAGTTTATTGATTTTCTGAGAGACAGTGACCAGCAATACTGGCAAGTCTTACCTTTGGGGCCTACTGGGTATGGTAATTCTCCTTATGCTTCCTATTCAGCAATGGCGGGTAATCACTTACTGATTAACCCAGAACAATTACAAGAGCAGGGTTTATTAACTGAGGAGGACTTTGCTAATCTACCAGAATTTGATCCTAATCAAGTAGATTACGACCGAGTTATCCCCATCAAAGTTAGGTTATTAAAAAAAGCCTGCAACAATTTTCAAGCTAAAGCCACGCCTTTACAAAAAAAAGAATTTGCCGGGTTCTGCGATAGTAAGGCTTATTGGTTGGATGATTATGCTCTCTTCATGTCCCTCAAGGATGCCCACAACGGTACAAGTTGGCACACTTGGAAGCCGGAACTGGTGAAGCGCGAACCAGCAATGATGGAGATGGCAAAACAACAGCTACAATCTGAGATTTTCTACTATAAGTTTGTCCAATTTGAATTTTTCCGCCAGTGGTCAGAACTGAAGAATTACGCTAATATGAGCGGAATTCAAATTATTGGCGATATTCCCATCTATGTAGCTCAAGATAGTGCTGATGTGTGGGCGCATCCCGATATCTTTTGTTTGGATGAGGAAACTATGCAACCGGCACTCATGGCGGGAGTTCCACCAGATTACTTTAGTGCAACTGGTCAATTATGGGGCAACCCGGTTTATAACTGGGAGGCGTTGCAAAAACAAAACTTTAAATGGTGGTTGGGTCGCTTTGAGGCGATGCTGGATTATATAGATGTGATTCGCATTGACCACTTCCGAGGCTTTGAAGCTTTTTGGGCTGTACCCCAAGGGGAAGAAACAGCTATGAATGGTGAGTGGATGAAAGCACCAGGTGAAGAGTTGTTTGATGTGATTAAACAAAACTTGGGTAAGTTACCTGTGTTAGCTGAAGATTTGGGTGTGATTACACCAGAAGTTGAGGCGTTGCGGGATAAATATGAGTTTCCCGGTATGAAGGTGTTACATTTTGCCTTTGGTTCTGATCCCGGTAATCCTTTTTTACCTTTTAATTATGGGCGTAATTTCGTCGTTTATACCGGCACTCACGACAATGACACAACTGTCGGCTGGTTCAATGCAGCCAATGACTACGAAAAAGAAAACCTGTTGCTTTATTTAGGTTGTGTAAGTCCTGAAGGGATTCACTGGGATTTAATTAGATTGGCTTTAAGTTCGATCGCTAATCAAGCGATTATGCCGTTGCAAGATATTTTGGGTTTGGGAACTGAAGCGCGAATGAATTTTCCGAGTATCGCTGAGGGGAATTGGCAGTGGCGTTATCAATCGGGAGCTTTAAAATCAGAATTAGGCGATCGCCTAAAAAATCTCACTAAACTCTACGGACGCTCCCCTCAAGAGAAATAG
- a CDS encoding RidA family protein, translated as MSKQVIRTEQAPAPVGPYNQAIAASGQMLFVAGQIPLNPSTGEIVGAGDVKQQTQQVMANLQAILNAGGASFADVVKTSVFLADMNDFATVNAVYAQYFDEATAPARACVEVSRLPKDVLVEIDCIAVIPQK; from the coding sequence ATGAGTAAACAAGTTATTCGTACTGAGCAAGCACCTGCACCAGTAGGGCCTTATAATCAAGCGATCGCTGCTTCTGGTCAAATGCTATTCGTGGCTGGACAAATTCCACTCAATCCTAGCACCGGGGAAATTGTGGGTGCAGGAGATGTCAAACAACAAACACAACAAGTAATGGCAAATCTGCAAGCCATCTTAAACGCTGGTGGCGCAAGCTTTGCTGATGTGGTCAAGACATCGGTATTCTTAGCTGATATGAATGATTTCGCCACTGTGAATGCAGTTTATGCTCAGTATTTTGATGAAGCTACAGCTCCCGCTCGCGCTTGTGTGGAAGTTTCGCGCTTACCAAAGGATGTGTTGGTAGAAATTGACTGTATCGCAGTGATACCCCAAAAATAG